One genomic window of Luteitalea pratensis includes the following:
- a CDS encoding type IV pilus twitching motility protein PilT yields MATLPELLKTTVELDGSDLHLTTSAPPTVRVHGKLVPLKLAPLTAPETKQLAYSVCTDAQKKRFEETQELDFSFGIRGVGRFRCNIFNQRGAVASVYRLIPEKVRGFQELNLPPILAKLSERPRGLVLVTGPTGSGKSTTLAAMIDKINNERHEHILTIEDPIEYIHQHKGCIVNQREVHSDTQGFALALRAALREDPDVVLIGEMRDLETIESALRIAETGHLTFATLHTNSAAQTINRIIDVFPAHQQSQIRTQLSLVLEGIVCQSLLRKSNGAGRVVSLEVLVPTPAIRNLIRDDKVHQIYSMMQAGQEKLGMQTMNQSLASLYMSRQITLETAMSASSMKDELQEMIHRGSGVVPGAGLNRPVMTGVPARR; encoded by the coding sequence ATGGCGACACTGCCCGAACTGCTGAAGACGACGGTGGAACTCGATGGATCCGACCTCCACCTCACCACGAGTGCGCCGCCGACCGTGCGCGTGCACGGCAAGCTGGTGCCGCTCAAGCTGGCGCCGCTGACCGCGCCCGAAACCAAGCAGCTGGCCTACAGCGTCTGCACGGACGCCCAGAAGAAGCGGTTCGAGGAAACGCAGGAACTCGACTTCTCGTTCGGCATCCGCGGCGTCGGCCGCTTCCGCTGCAACATCTTCAATCAGCGCGGCGCCGTCGCCTCGGTTTACCGCCTGATTCCCGAGAAGGTGCGCGGGTTCCAGGAGCTGAACCTGCCGCCGATTCTCGCCAAGCTCTCCGAGCGGCCGCGCGGCCTCGTCCTCGTCACCGGTCCGACCGGCAGCGGCAAGTCGACGACGCTGGCCGCGATGATCGACAAGATCAACAACGAGCGGCACGAGCACATCCTCACCATCGAGGATCCGATCGAGTACATCCACCAGCACAAGGGCTGCATCGTCAACCAGCGCGAGGTGCACAGCGACACGCAGGGCTTCGCGCTGGCCCTGCGCGCGGCGCTGCGTGAGGACCCCGACGTCGTGCTGATCGGCGAAATGCGCGACCTCGAGACGATCGAGTCGGCCCTGCGCATAGCCGAGACCGGCCACCTCACGTTCGCAACGCTGCACACCAACTCCGCGGCGCAGACGATCAACCGCATCATCGACGTCTTTCCGGCACACCAGCAGTCGCAGATCCGCACTCAGTTGAGCCTCGTGCTCGAAGGCATCGTGTGCCAGTCACTGCTGCGCAAGTCCAACGGCGCGGGGCGTGTCGTGTCGCTCGAGGTGCTGGTGCCGACGCCGGCGATCCGCAACCTGATTCGCGACGACAAGGTGCACCAGATTTACTCGATGATGCAGGCCGGCCAGGAGAAGCTCGGCATGCAGACGATGAACCAGTCGCTCGCCTCGCTGTACATGTCGCGGCAGATCACCCTCGAGACGGCGATGTCGGCATCGTCGATGAAGGACGAACTGCAGGAGATGATCCACCGCGGCAGCGGCGTCGTGCCGGGTGCGGGCCTGAATCGCCCGGTGATGACGGGCGTGCCGGCGAGGCGATAG